The Methanolacinia petrolearia DSM 11571 genome has a segment encoding these proteins:
- a CDS encoding Coenzyme F420 hydrogenase/dehydrogenase, beta subunit C-terminal domain: MGINYEDLKREVWDKGICSGCGACVAVCPANAIIFKKGDNSEAPVNTGYCKDLTDHVKCGACYAVCPHTGDAASDKKMLGEYISIGSAKSAFEVPGRQSGGAVTALLSNAFESGLIDGVITVSEDRWTHEPFSVLITSDEAITASAGSRYNWWVPTLASLKEAVIKKKLSRIAVVGTPCAVQALRKMKESDNDLVKPFGSSIRLIIGLFCTETFDYGKLIEGKLKSELDIEPWNIKSFDVKGRLEIKMNDGSVQVISLKELEECIRPGCFHCTDFTAVDSDISAGSVGSEEGLTTLIIRNKEGMGFVDSAVRNEKLIFSDEYESTPIEKLAEKKSKRK, encoded by the coding sequence ATGGGAATAAATTACGAAGATTTGAAGAGAGAGGTCTGGGACAAGGGGATCTGCTCTGGCTGCGGCGCATGCGTAGCCGTCTGTCCTGCAAACGCAATCATATTTAAAAAAGGAGACAACTCCGAAGCACCTGTGAACACCGGCTACTGCAAGGACCTGACAGACCACGTAAAATGCGGCGCTTGCTATGCGGTCTGCCCCCATACAGGAGATGCTGCATCGGACAAAAAGATGCTCGGTGAATACATCAGCATCGGTTCTGCAAAATCTGCATTTGAAGTCCCGGGAAGACAGAGCGGAGGTGCAGTAACTGCATTGCTCTCAAACGCCTTTGAAAGCGGACTTATCGACGGAGTGATAACAGTCTCTGAAGACCGGTGGACACACGAACCATTCTCGGTTTTGATCACGTCGGACGAGGCCATAACCGCATCTGCCGGAAGCCGTTACAACTGGTGGGTTCCAACGCTTGCATCTCTCAAAGAAGCGGTTATAAAGAAAAAACTAAGCAGGATCGCTGTAGTCGGCACTCCATGTGCAGTACAGGCGCTCAGAAAGATGAAGGAGAGCGACAACGATCTCGTAAAACCCTTCGGCAGTTCAATCAGGCTGATAATAGGACTCTTCTGCACCGAGACCTTTGATTACGGAAAACTGATCGAAGGGAAACTGAAATCGGAACTCGATATCGAACCGTGGAATATCAAAAGCTTCGATGTAAAAGGAAGACTTGAGATCAAGATGAACGATGGTTCCGTCCAGGTAATTTCATTAAAAGAACTTGAAGAATGCATAAGGCCGGGATGCTTCCACTGTACAGACTTCACAGCCGTCGATTCCGATATCTCGGCAGGCTCTGTCGGCAGCGAAGAAGGACTCACGACATTAATCATCAGAAACAAAGAGGGCATGGGTTTTGTCGATTCAGCCGTAAGAAATGAAAAACTGATCTTCAGCGACGAATATGAATCTACCCCGATTGAAAAACTTGCAGAGAAGAAGTCGAAGAGAAAATAA
- a CDS encoding DUF169 domain-containing protein: protein MLKEIRNEMDYAEISKRLIDTLGLPQSPVAVKFAKSPEGIPEGIPEIGESTRHCGMVSIAAKEGKIFYATAEKHQCMGGAWALGLKPLSPSLQSGEFYYKLGKFNSWAACMRTISQIPHIEAPGGSDKPVTYATVYAPLEKTPFDPNVVLIIAKPISMLKLAQACLYKGGGRLFSEFAGIQSVCADTGAYPYMTGKVNFSLGCDGSRKFSGIDDEYMVMGIPAEILKEVADALPVVVGAPGSK from the coding sequence ATGCTCAAAGAGATACGAAATGAAATGGATTATGCCGAAATATCAAAGAGACTGATTGATACCTTGGGTCTTCCCCAGTCTCCCGTGGCAGTTAAATTTGCAAAATCTCCTGAAGGAATTCCCGAGGGAATACCTGAGATCGGTGAGTCGACAAGGCATTGTGGAATGGTCTCCATTGCAGCGAAAGAAGGAAAGATCTTCTATGCCACTGCTGAAAAGCACCAGTGCATGGGGGGTGCATGGGCGCTTGGTCTTAAGCCGCTCTCCCCATCTCTCCAGTCCGGAGAATTCTATTATAAACTTGGAAAATTCAATTCATGGGCTGCATGCATGAGGACTATAAGCCAGATCCCACATATCGAGGCCCCAGGCGGAAGCGACAAGCCTGTGACCTATGCAACCGTATATGCGCCTCTCGAGAAAACCCCGTTCGATCCGAATGTCGTCTTAATTATCGCAAAACCGATCTCGATGCTGAAACTTGCCCAGGCATGTCTTTACAAAGGGGGCGGAAGATTGTTCTCCGAATTTGCGGGGATACAGTCCGTATGTGCCGATACTGGTGCCTACCCGTATATGACCGGCAAGGTGAATTTCTCGCTTGGATGTGATGGTTCCAGAAAATTCTCCGGGATCGATGACGAATACATGGTAATGGGTATTCCCGCGGAGATTCTCAAAGAAGTCGCTGATGCACTTCCTGTAGTTGTGGGAGCCCCCGGGTCCAAATAA
- a CDS encoding DUF4405 domain-containing protein, whose translation MKRIKAFALTDLLALISLVVMAGTGLVLFRFWPTGSGGAGKNPDYINSFIGLNHQQWVLFHDWSALVFIILMVIHLAMHCGFMKEMIGNLRK comes from the coding sequence ATGAAAAGGATTAAAGCATTTGCACTGACTGATCTGCTTGCCTTGATCTCTCTTGTAGTCATGGCGGGGACAGGCCTTGTCCTGTTTCGTTTCTGGCCTACAGGCAGCGGAGGTGCAGGGAAAAATCCTGATTATATTAATAGTTTTATAGGGCTGAATCACCAGCAGTGGGTTTTATTCCATGACTGGTCTGCCCTTGTTTTTATCATCCTTATGGTAATTCATCTGGCGATGCATTGCGGCTTTATGAAAGAGATGATTGGCAATTTAAGGAAGTAG